The DNA window GCCAACGGGAACAGCGGATGAATTTCGGCAAGCCACGTGCTCTCCCGCTTCATATCGTGTGCTTTTGGCGGCACCGGGCCAAACGGCGGGCGACGCAGCACCGCTTCCCACTCCCCGCAGCGAAGCAAGTACGTCAAATTCGAGCGGCCGGCGGAAAATTGCTCGATCTCGAGCTCCCCGTTCGGCATATCCGGCAACACCGCGCGTAAAAACGCAGCCAGCTTTTCGGCCGGCAGTTCCTCCCCTTTGCGCACCGGAATAATGGCGCTCATCTCCCTCTCCCCCTTTGCGAACGCGTTTCGATGCACGCCGTTTCGCTTGTTTACGGAATATGCGGCGCACCCATTCCGTCAATCAAAATCGCCACCATTTGTTCAGCCACTTCCGCATCGGTCAGCTCGCCGTCCGGACGGAACCAGTGGTAGCTCCAATTGGCCGCCCCAAGCACCGTGAGCGCGGCAATCGATGGCGACAAATCACGGCGCAGTTCACCGTTTTTCATTCCTTCTTCAATTAACGCCTGCAGCTGATGGCGGAACAAGTCGCGCTTTTCCTTCACCTTTTGCAAATGTTCCTCGCTCAAATGCTTCATCTCACGGAAAAACACGCGCGCTTGCCGTCCTTGCCGCTCGACATTGTGAATGAGCATATATACGATGGCGTACAGCTTTTCCCGCACCGACCGCCGCTCATCATTCATCATGCGCGCCTGCTCGCTAAGCAGCCCCTCAATGTAGCGAAGGTGAATGTCCATGAGCAGCTCTTCTTTGCTTTTGAAGTAGTAGTAAAACGTTCCTTTCGTCACCCCGAGGACATCGACAATATCTTGGATCGACGTTTCGCTGAATCCTTTTTGTTCAAACAGTTCAATGCTGGCAGCGATAATTTTTTCCCTCATGCCTTCCCACCTCTTGCCTCATATGTAGTCACTTGTAGTCACTGCCAGCTATTGTACCATAAAACGGCCAAGTCTGCTCGCGACTTGGCCGTCAGCCGCGCCGCCGTCATTGCGGGCGGGACGCCTCTTCGCGCAAGGCGCGGCGCAAAATTTTGCCGACGTTCGTTTTCGGCAGCTCAGCGCGGAACTCGACGATGCGCGGCACTTTATAAGCTGCCAAGTTTTTTCGGCAGTGGGCGAGAATGTCGTCTTCGCTCGCCTGTTGCCCATCTTTTAAAACGACGACCGCCTTCACCGTTTCGCCGCGGTACGGGTCCGGCACGCCGATGGCCACCGCCTCTTTCACGGCCGGATGTTCATACAGCACTTCCTCGATCTCGCGCGGATAAACGTTGTAGCCGCCGGCGATGATCATATCTTTTTTTCGGTCGACGATCGTCACATACCCTTCCTCGTCAATCGCGGCCAAATCCCCGGTGTACAACCATCCGTCGCGCAGCGCCGCCGCCGTTTCTTCCGGCATATTCCAATATCCCTTCATCACCTGCGGCCCGCGGATGATGAGTTCACCGACCTCACCCGGCGGCAATTCTTGCGCGCCCGTCGCCACATCGACGACTTTGTATTCAGTGAGCGGCATGCCGATGCCGACCGTGCCCGGCTTGCGTGCAGCAAACGGCGGGTTGCAGTGCGTCACCGGCGATGCTTCGGACAGTCCGTACCCTTCGAGAACGACCGCCCCCGTTTTCGCCTCGAAATCGCGCATGAGCTCAAGCGGCATTGGCGCGCTGCCGCTGTTGCACGTTTTAATGCTGCTGATGCCGTACTGCTCGACTCCCGGCGTGTTCGTAATGGCGACGTACATCGTCGGCACGCCGGGGAACACGGTCGGCTGCTTGTCGCGGATCGTCTCGAGCACTTCTTTCAGCTCAAAGCGCGGCAGCAAAACGTTTTCCGCCCCTTGGTAAATGGCTAAGTTCATTCCTGAAGTCATCGCAAAGACATGGAAGAGCGGGATCACGGTCAAATAGCGCTCTTTTCCCATTTCAAACGTTCCTTTAAAAAACTCGGCGCATTGCAAAACATTGGCAAAAATGTTGCGGTGGGTGAGCATCGCTCCTTTTGAGCGCCCTGTCGTTCCGCCCGTGTATTGCAGCACAGCGACGTCATGCGCCGGTTCGATTGGCACCGGACGCGCTTGCCCGCTTCCTTCGGCGAGAAACTCCTCAAACGTGACGTCTCCGGCGGCCAACGAAGCGGATGGCGGCGCCCCAAAGCTGACGGTGACCGCCCGCTTGACGGCCGTCTCCCCTCTTACCGCAATAAGGCGCGGATAAAGCGGCTCATAAATGATGATCGTCTCAGCCCCGGAATCGTTCAGCAAATACGCCAGCTCGCGCTCGACGAGCATCGGGTTCACTTGGGTGACGATGGCGCCAGCCTGCAAAATGCCGTAATAAGCAATGACGTATTGTGGGCAGTTCGGCAGCATAATCGCGACGCGGTCGCCTTTTTGCACCCCAAGCGCCTGCAGGCTCGAAGTGAAGCGGTTGACCGCGGCGGCGAGCTCAGCGTACGTGATCGTTTTGCTGTAAAACGTCAGCGCCGGCTGGCTGCCAAATTGCGCCGCCCGTTCATGGAGCACATCGCATACCGTTTTGTCCGGAATGTCAATATGAAACGACACATGTTCTGGATAAAGAGACAAGGCCCGTTTTTCGCTCATTTGCTTTTCCCCCTTACTTTCGTTAAATGCCGGTCGCATGACTGCCGCCGTCAACGACAAGAAGCGCGCCGGTGACAAACGAGGATGCCGGCGAAGCGAGGAACAAGACGGCGCCTTTTAGGTCATCTTCACCGCCAAAGCGGCCGAGCGGCGTATGTTCCAATACTTTTTGACCGACTTGCTCAAGGACGACGCGCGACATTTTCGTCGGGAAAAAGCCGGGGGCGACCGCATTGACGCGAATGCCGTGTTTTCCCCATTTAGCAGCCAAATCGCGCGTAAACGTAATGACCGCCCCTTTGCTTGTGTTGTAGCCGATCGTATTTAAAATATCGGGATGCGTGCCGCCAAGGCCGGCGACGGAAGCGATATTGATGATGGCGCCGCCGGTTTGCTTGGCAATCATCACTTTGCCGGCCGCCTGGCTCATCAAAAACGTGCCGGTGACGTTGACGTTGATCACCTTTTGCCACGCTTCGAGCGGCATCTCCTCCACCGGCGCCCCCCATGTCGCCCCGCTGTTGTTCACCAAAATATCGATGCCGCCGAATTCTTTCGCCGTCGTTTCGACAACACGGTTTACGTCATCCGGATTCGTCACGTCGCACGGCAAAGCAAGCGAGCGGACGCCGAGCCGTTCTATTTTTTCTTTCACTTGCTCGCACGCTTCCACCTTGCGCGAGCAGACGACGACATTCGCCCCGGCTTCGGCGAGGCCGATGGCGATCTGTTCGCCGAGGCCTCGCCCACCGCCGGTGACGATGGCCGTTTTTCTTTCAATTTTAAATAAATCGAGTACGTGCATGAATGCCACTTCCTCCCCCGTTATTGATATTGCCGCAGTTCAAGCTTTGCGACCTGCTCTTTGTGCACTTCGTCCGGCCCGTCGGCGAGGCGGAGCGTGCGCGAGTTCGCCCACATGGCGGCCAGCGGGAAGTCGTTGCTCACCCCGGCGGCGCCAAACGCCTGAATGGCACGGTCGATCACTTTTAAGGCGACATTTGGAGCGACCACTTTAATCATGGCAATTTCTTTGCGCGCGACCTTGTTGCCGACCGTATCCATCATGTATGCTGCTTTCATTGTCAACAGGCGCGCCTGCTCGATTTCGATGCGCGACTGCGCAATCCACTCGCGGATCACGCCGTGCTCCGCGAGCGGCCTGCCGAACGCCATCCGCGACTGCACGCGCCGACACATGAGCTCAAGCGCCCGCTCCGCCGCCCCAATCAAGCGCATGCAATGGTGAATCCGCCCCGGGCCGAGCCGCCCTTGGGCGATGGCAAACCCTTTCCCTTCTCCCCAAATGATGTTTTCTTTCGGCACCCGCACGTGGTCATATGTAATCTCCGCATGGCCGTGCGGCGCATGGTCAAAACCAAACACCGGCAGCATCCGTTCAATTTTCACCCCCGGCGTATCGAGCGGGACGATGATCATCGACTGCTGTTCATGTTTTGGTGCGTCCGGGTTCGTTTTGCCCATGACGATGGCGACTTTGCAGCGCGGGTCGCCGGCGCCGGACGACCACCATTTCCGACCGGTAATGACATATTCATCGCCGTCGCGGATGATCGACGCCCGAATGTTCGTCGCATCGCTTGACGCCACATCCGGTTCGGTCATCGAAAAGCACGAGCGGATTTCCCCGTTTAAGAGCGGGATGAGCCATTTTTGTTTTTGTTCCTCGCTGCCGTAGCGGACGAGCACTTCCATGTTGCCGGTATCCGGCGCATTGCAGTTGAACACTTCCGGAGCGATGAGCGACCGGCCCATAATTTCGCAAAGCGGCGCGTACTCGACGTTTGTTAAGCCGGCTCCGTATTCACTGTCCGGCAAAAACAAGTTCCAAAGCCCTTCTTTTTTCGCTTTTTCCTTCAGTTCTTCAATGATCGGGGGCACGCTTGACCATCTCGACTCTTGGGCGTTCAGCTGCTCCTCGTACACTTTTTCATTCGGATAAATGTACCCCTCCATGAAAGCGCTTAATTTTTTGATCAGCTCTTGGACTTTCGGCGAATAGGAAAAGTCCATGCCATCCCCTCCCTTTATACTAACCGGTTAGTATGTGCCCCCTTATTTTTACTATACCTCTGCAGAAAGAAATATTCAATATTTTTTGATAAATATGTTTAACATCAAAAAATGGGGCGAAACCGCCCCATTTTACTCCTGAACGTAGCGCTTATATAACGCTTGTGTGCCACTGTTTTCCTCCCCGGCTTGCGCCAGTTCTTCGTACATCGATTTGGCGAGCGCTAGGCCGGGAAGCGGCAAATTCATTCGTTCCGCTTCTTCAAGCGCAATTTTCATATCCTTAATAAAATGTTTAATGTAAAACCCGGGCGCAAAATCGCCGGTGAGCATGCGCGGTGCCAAGTTGCTCAACGACCAGCTGCCTGCCGCCCCTTTAGCGATGCTCTCAAGCACGCGGAGCGGGTCGAGTCCCGCCTGCTTCGCATACGCCATCGCTTCGCAAACGCCGATCATATTCGTAGCAATGGCGATCTGGTTGCACATTTTCGTATGCTGGCCCGCTCCGGCTTTTCCTTGCAGAACGATGTTCGTCCCGAGGCGCTCAAGAATCGGCTTGCACGCCAAAAACACCTCTTCATCACCGCCGACCATGATCGTCAGCGTTCCTTCGCGGGCGCCGATATCCCCGCCGGACACCGGGGCATCCAACGCGTGGATGCCTTTTTGCTTTGCCGCTTTGTAAATGGCTTGCGCTAGCGTCGGCGTCGAAGTGGTCATATCGATGACATACGTTCCCGGCCGCGCCTGCTCCAAAATGCCGCCCTCACCGAAATACACTTGCTCAACATCGTACGGGTAGCCGACCATGGTCATGACAACGTCCGCTTCCCAAGCCAAATCGGCGACCGTTTCCTTCCATACCGCCCCTTCTTCAAGCAAGTCGAGCGCCTTTTCCTTTGTCCGTGTATGAACGGCTGGCGAACATCACTCTTTCCCGTCACTCAACAGCTTCCAAAAACGGCGGAACGCCGGATTCAAAAAAGTTTCCCCATTGTGAACTACCCGCCACCTGCGTTTCGTTTAGAGGAGGGGGCTTCAGGCGACTTGTGTGTGTTCGCCGAACGGTAAGCCGCGCACAAGAACCCTTTACACTTCCCTTCATTCCGAAGGTGCCCGTTTGAACCATTAACGATCCTATTGATTGGCGATGGCCAGCCAAAATTCATCTCCCATCCACTCATCGGGCTGCGCCCGGCACGTTCCTTGGGGATGGGAGACTTCTTTCGGAAATGACGTAAAAAATCCTTCTCGCACTCCGGATGAGCGACAAGGCATGAGCTTTCTAAATCGCTTTCACCATACCGCCATCGACGATCAACGCCTGCCCGGTGACGTACGAGTTTGCCTCCGACAGCAAAAAGACGACAACGTTGGCAAACTCCTCAGGCGTCCCGTAACGGCCGAGCGGAATGACGCTTCTCATGCGCGCTTCCATTTCCTCTTTCGTAATGCCGAGCTTTTCCGCATTCACCTTGTCTAAAAAGGCGACCCGTTCCGTCGCGATCCGTCCGGGAGCGACTGTGTTGATCAAAATGTTGTCAGGGGCGAACTCCGCCGCAAGCGTTTTCGTCAGCCCGACAATCCCGGTGCGGAACGTATTGGACAAGATGAGCCCCGGAATAGGCTCTTTGATGGACGACGAGGCGATATTGACAATTTTGCCGCCTTTTTTCTTTAAATAAGGCAGCGCTTCACGAATCAGCCGAATGTAGCTCAATAAATTGAGCTCGAACGCGTATTGCCAGTCTTCGTCGCTCACTGTTTCGAACGTTCCCGCCGGAGGGCCGCCGGCGTTATTGACAAGCAAATCGATCGTTCCAAACGTCTCCGCCGTTTTGGCGACAAGCCGACGGATGTCATCCGCTTTCGTCACATCGGCGCGCACATAAGCGACGCGCCCCTTATGTAAACTGCTCAGCTCCTCGGCGACTTCCTGCAGTTTTTCCTCATTCCGGCTTGTAATCATCACGTTCGCTCCTTCAAGCACAAGCGCCCGGGCAATCGCCTTGCCAAGCCCTTGGCTTGAGGCAGCAACAAGCGCCGTTTTCCCGGCCAATCCGAACTCCATGGTCATCCCCCCGAAAAAATAGTCATAACAAGTAACAATATTCGCGCTCGTTCGCCATTTTCCTTCTTTGCGGATCCGCGAAAAAAGCGATTCGCCTGGCGAATCACTTTTTTCCTTCCATTAATGACCGAAATGGTTTCATTCCTTCTTCCACTTCAAGGTGATCAACGTGGAATGGGCCAGGGTTGGCCGACTGCAGCGGATCAGCATCGCTTCGCACCCCGATGGCCTCGGCGCCGTCAGCAGCCGCATCATTGATGATGCTTTCGCGGGCGCCGTCGCGGTAAAACTCGTGCGGATGGTCGTTTCGTCCGCGCTCTGGCATATGATCTCCTCCTTTTTGACGGTAGTTTTCCGTAAAACAGGGAAGTTCATTCGCCGCGCTGTACCGTTTCGCTGATAAAAACGGGGAGCCCGCACGCCGCGGACTCCTTTTTTTTTCGGTATTAACTTTCAAGCAATAAGTCTTCCGGATTTTCGATCAAGTCTTTCACCGTTTTTAAGAACCCAACCGCTTCCTTGCCGTCGATGATGCGGTGATCGTACGACAGGGCGACGTACATCATCGGACGGTTTTCAATCCGCTCCTCATCGATGGCTACCGGACGCAGCTTGATCGAATGCATCCCTAAAATGCCGACCTGCGGACCGTTTAAGAGCGGGGTCGATAAAAGCGAGCCGAATACGCCGCCGTTTGTGATCGTAAACGTGCCGCCTTGCAAATCGGCGAGCGACAGCTTGTTGCTCCGCGCTTTCGCCGCTAATTCGGCGATGTCCCGCTCAATTTCGGCGAAGTTTTTCCGGTCGCAGTCGCGCACAACCGGAACGACAAGCCCTTCATCGGTCGAAACGGCCACGCCGATGTCGTAATATTTTTTCAGCAAAATTTCATCGCCCTGAATTTCCGCGTTGACGTATGGATATTTTTTCAGCGCCGCCACGGCCGCTTTGACGAAAAACGACATAAAGCCAAGGCGGACGTCATGCTCTTCAAAAAACTTGTCTTTTTTCCGTTTGCGCAACTCCATGACCGCTGACATGTCGATTTCGTTGAACGTCGTCAGCATCGCGGTCGATTGCGAAACTTCAAGCAGCCGCTTGGCGATCGTTTGCCGGCGGCGCGACATTTTTTCGCGGATGACCGGCTTGCCGCTTTCCGCTGCGGGAGTCGGCGTTGGCGCCGAAACGGGCGCCGCCGTCGGAGCCGGTTGCGGCGCCGCTTGCGGAACAGCGGCCGGCTGGGCGGCAAATGAAGCAACGTCCTGCTTGCGGACGCGCCCAAGCGGATCAACGGTCGGCACTTGCGCCAAATCGATCCCTTTTTCGCGCGCCATTTTTCGGGCGGCCGGCGAAGCGACCGGGCGTTGGCCCGGCGCTTGGGCGACAGCGACCGGCTGCGGTGCCTGTTGCTCGGCGCGGTCAGCCGGCATGACCGTTTCCGTTTCGTCAACCGGCTTTGGTGCGGCCTGCGGGGCAGCGGCTGGTGCTGCAGCCGCTCCCTCGCCGATGATGGCGATCGCTTGGCCGACGGCGACCGTGTCGCCTTCATTCGCCAGCAACTGCTGCAAAACGCCCGACTCTTCAGCCATAATTTCGACGTTCACTTTATCCGTTTCTAATTCACAAATCGACTCGCCTTTTTCCACATAGTCGCCCGGCTTTTTCAACCATTGAGCGATGGTGCCTTCGGTGATGGACTCTGCTAGTTCCGGGACTTTGATCTCAGCCACGTTGATGCCCTCCTCAAACGTTCAATCATCGTTCATATTTCGTTAATGCACAGCGAATAATGCGCTCCTGCTCTTTCCGGTGGACGACCGGATCGCCTTCCGCCGGACTCGCCCGCCGGCGCCGCCCGATATAGCTGACATCGACGCCGTCTGGGGCAAGGGCCCGCAGGCGCGGCTCCATATACGTCCAAGCGCCCATGTTTTTCGGCTCCTCTTGCACCCAAACGAGCTCTTTTACGTTCGGGTAACGCGCGATAATCGCCTGCACCGCTTCTTCTGGGAACGGATACAGCTCTTCAACGCGCACGACATGCAGCCAGTCAAGCCCTTCCATTTTGCCGATTTGTTCCGCTAAATCAATCATCAGCTTGCCAGTGCCAAACATGATCCGCTCGACCTTGCTGGCGTCAGTCCCTAATCCCGGCTGCTCGAGCACCGGCGAGAATGCGCCATGAACAAGCGCATCAGCGTCGGATGCCGCCAGCGGATGACGGAGCAAGCTTTTCGGCGTCATTAAGACGAGCGGGCGCACTTCTTCTTTTTGCAGCAGCGCCGCTTGCCGACGCAAAATATGGAAATATTGTGCTGCTGTCGACAAGTTGGCGACCGTCCAGTTGTTTTCCGCCGCCAGCTGCAAAAACCGCTCGACGCGGCCGCTCGAATGTTCCGGCCCTTGCCCTTCATAACCGTGCGGCAAAAGCATGACGAGCCCGGACTTTTGACCCCATTTTGCCCGCCCCGACGAGATAAACTGGTCAAACATGACTTGCGCCATGTTGGCGAAGTCGCCAAACTGCGCTTCCCAAAGCACGAGCGTTTCCGGCGCGTACACGTTGTAGCCGTATTCATAACCGAGCACGGCCGCCTCAGTCAACGGGCTGTTGTAAACGACAAACGAAGCTTTCGCGCCGCTGATATGATGAAGCGGAACGTACTCTTTGCCCGTTTTCACATCGTGCAGCACTAAATGGCGCTGGGCAA is part of the Geobacillus sp. 46C-IIa genome and encodes:
- a CDS encoding SDR family oxidoreductase, producing the protein MEFGLAGKTALVAASSQGLGKAIARALVLEGANVMITSRNEEKLQEVAEELSSLHKGRVAYVRADVTKADDIRRLVAKTAETFGTIDLLVNNAGGPPAGTFETVSDEDWQYAFELNLLSYIRLIREALPYLKKKGGKIVNIASSSIKEPIPGLILSNTFRTGIVGLTKTLAAEFAPDNILINTVAPGRIATERVAFLDKVNAEKLGITKEEMEARMRSVIPLGRYGTPEEFANVVVFLLSEANSYVTGQALIVDGGMVKAI
- the odhB gene encoding 2-oxoglutarate dehydrogenase complex dihydrolipoyllysine-residue succinyltransferase, with protein sequence MAEIKVPELAESITEGTIAQWLKKPGDYVEKGESICELETDKVNVEIMAEESGVLQQLLANEGDTVAVGQAIAIIGEGAAAAPAAAPQAAPKPVDETETVMPADRAEQQAPQPVAVAQAPGQRPVASPAARKMAREKGIDLAQVPTVDPLGRVRKQDVASFAAQPAAVPQAAPQPAPTAAPVSAPTPTPAAESGKPVIREKMSRRRQTIAKRLLEVSQSTAMLTTFNEIDMSAVMELRKRKKDKFFEEHDVRLGFMSFFVKAAVAALKKYPYVNAEIQGDEILLKKYYDIGVAVSTDEGLVVPVVRDCDRKNFAEIERDIAELAAKARSNKLSLADLQGGTFTITNGGVFGSLLSTPLLNGPQVGILGMHSIKLRPVAIDEERIENRPMMYVALSYDHRIIDGKEAVGFLKTVKDLIENPEDLLLES
- a CDS encoding SDR family oxidoreductase, which gives rise to MHVLDLFKIERKTAIVTGGGRGLGEQIAIGLAEAGANVVVCSRKVEACEQVKEKIERLGVRSLALPCDVTNPDDVNRVVETTAKEFGGIDILVNNSGATWGAPVEEMPLEAWQKVINVNVTGTFLMSQAAGKVMIAKQTGGAIINIASVAGLGGTHPDILNTIGYNTSKGAVITFTRDLAAKWGKHGIRVNAVAPGFFPTKMSRVVLEQVGQKVLEHTPLGRFGGEDDLKGAVLFLASPASSFVTGALLVVDGGSHATGI
- a CDS encoding acyl-CoA dehydrogenase gives rise to the protein MDFSYSPKVQELIKKLSAFMEGYIYPNEKVYEEQLNAQESRWSSVPPIIEELKEKAKKEGLWNLFLPDSEYGAGLTNVEYAPLCEIMGRSLIAPEVFNCNAPDTGNMEVLVRYGSEEQKQKWLIPLLNGEIRSCFSMTEPDVASSDATNIRASIIRDGDEYVITGRKWWSSGAGDPRCKVAIVMGKTNPDAPKHEQQSMIIVPLDTPGVKIERMLPVFGFDHAPHGHAEITYDHVRVPKENIIWGEGKGFAIAQGRLGPGRIHHCMRLIGAAERALELMCRRVQSRMAFGRPLAEHGVIREWIAQSRIEIEQARLLTMKAAYMMDTVGNKVARKEIAMIKVVAPNVALKVIDRAIQAFGAAGVSNDFPLAAMWANSRTLRLADGPDEVHKEQVAKLELRQYQ
- a CDS encoding long-chain fatty acid--CoA ligase — encoded protein: MSEKRALSLYPEHVSFHIDIPDKTVCDVLHERAAQFGSQPALTFYSKTITYAELAAAVNRFTSSLQALGVQKGDRVAIMLPNCPQYVIAYYGILQAGAIVTQVNPMLVERELAYLLNDSGAETIIIYEPLYPRLIAVRGETAVKRAVTVSFGAPPSASLAAGDVTFEEFLAEGSGQARPVPIEPAHDVAVLQYTGGTTGRSKGAMLTHRNIFANVLQCAEFFKGTFEMGKERYLTVIPLFHVFAMTSGMNLAIYQGAENVLLPRFELKEVLETIRDKQPTVFPGVPTMYVAITNTPGVEQYGISSIKTCNSGSAPMPLELMRDFEAKTGAVVLEGYGLSEASPVTHCNPPFAARKPGTVGIGMPLTEYKVVDVATGAQELPPGEVGELIIRGPQVMKGYWNMPEETAAALRDGWLYTGDLAAIDEEGYVTIVDRKKDMIIAGGYNVYPREIEEVLYEHPAVKEAVAIGVPDPYRGETVKAVVVLKDGQQASEDDILAHCRKNLAAYKVPRIVEFRAELPKTNVGKILRRALREEASRPQ
- a CDS encoding TetR/AcrR family transcriptional regulator — translated: MREKIIAASIELFEQKGFSETSIQDIVDVLGVTKGTFYYYFKSKEELLMDIHLRYIEGLLSEQARMMNDERRSVREKLYAIVYMLIHNVERQGRQARVFFREMKHLSEEHLQKVKEKRDLFRHQLQALIEEGMKNGELRRDLSPSIAALTVLGAANWSYHWFRPDGELTDAEVAEQMVAILIDGMGAPHIP